TTGCGAGTTTGCCTCAGGGTCTCGGCATCCGCGTCGAGTAGCAACCCCGCGACGTCGCGGCCGGTCGCTGCGGAGATTCGGTCGACAACGCTCCACGCCGGATGGCCCTTCCAAGGCTCTCCCATTTGCGGGCGCTGTGATCCTTGGCCGGGAAACAGAAGTGCGAGCACGGAAAGAGACCCTATTCGCCCTGGGCGTCGCGGTTAGGCGCAGCGACGACAGCCATCGCTAAGGTGACCGGCGTGACTGTGCGAGGGGGAAGAAGACCCGTCATTGCCGGCCTCGGGCTCACCGAGATGGGAGCGGTATACGGGCGAACCGCGACCAGTTTTGCCACCGAAGCGATCCGCCTCGCAGTCGCCGACGCCGGCCTGGCCCTGACGAATGTTGACGGGCTGCTCACCTCGAACGGCACGACCGGAGGAGTCGGGCTCGGGCTGCAGCGTGAGCTCGGTCTCCACGATCTGCGCCTCCTGTCCGAGATGCAGGGTTTCGGTTCAACGGCGGGGTCGATGGTTCAGTTCGCGTCGATGGCGGTGCAGGCGGGGATGGCGGAGGTGGTGGTGTGCGTTTTTGCGGACGCGCCACTCCGGCCCGGCCGTTCAGCCGGTGATGTCTATGGAGCGAGACGACGTCCCGAGACCCTTACGGTGAAGCCGGGCGGGTCGGCGAGCGACGAACCTCCGCCGAAGCCGATGCTGCATGGATGGAGCGGCTTGCTCATCTCCGCCGGTGCGATCGGAGCCAACACGCTTTATGCGTTGGCTGCACGCCGGCACATGAACCGATTCGGTACGACGACCGAGGACTTCGGCAACATTGCCGTCGCACAAAGGGAGTGGGCGGCGCTCAACCCGATCGCGTCAAAACGCGATCCCATTACCCTGGAAGATCACCGGAACTCGAGACCGATCGCCGATCCGTTCCGGTTGCTTGATTGCTGCTTGGTGTCCAACGGTGGGGTAGCAGTTGTTGTCACGTCGGAGGACCGCGCAGCCGATCTACGGCAACCACCGGTGTACGTGAACGGATGGGCGCAGTGCCACCCCGGCCGTCTCTTTGAACATGACGAAGACTTCGGGATCGTTACGGGTGCGGCCCGCTCCGGACCGGCAGCTCTCGAGATGGCGGGCGTCAAGCTCCAGGACATCGATGTGGCCGAGCTGTACGACTGCTATACGTTCACCGTTCTGGTTTCGCTCGAGGACTACGGGTTCTGCGAAAAAGGCGAGGGGGGACCGTTTGTATCGAGCGGGGCGATCGGGCCGAACGGCCGGCTGAAGCTGAACACCGGAGGCGGCCAGCTTTCCGGTTACTACATGTGGGGCATGACCCCGCTGTCAGAGGCGATCATTCAGGTCCGCGGGCACGGTGGTGACCGCCAGGTCGAGCGCCACGATGTCGCCCTGGTTAGTGGCAACGGCGGCATCCTCGACCACCACGCGACTCTCGTGCTGGGAACCGGCCCGTCATGACGCTGCAAGCCGTCGGGCGTGACGACGCAACGGAGGAATTCTTCGAAGGAACCGCTTCCGGGATCTACCTGATCCGCCGATGCGCGCCCCACGACCACGCCTCGAAGCCGCAAGCGACGCTGTGCCCGGTGTGCAGTTCGGAGGACCTGCGGTGGGAGCCGGCTTCCGGTCGGGCCAAGCTGGTGAGTTGGGCGATCATGCCGAGCAAGCCGGCTGAGCCCGAGGAGCCGCTCCCTGGCGCCACCGTCGTTGCGATCGCGGAGCTCGAGGAAGGGCCGTGGATGTGGGCCCAACTCGTCGGCGGCGAAGCTGTCGAGCTGCACGAAGGACTGGCGCTCCGGATCGCCTTCGAACGCCCTGCCGGGAGCGAGGCGATTCCTGTGCTCACCCCCGCCAACCTTTGATCCCGGAAGGGCGCGGTCGCCCGCTCATCGTCTTGGCCGACGGGCCTGACGGCCCATTGATCGACCCGGTGGACGTCACAGAAGCAGCCCGGATCGCCGAGCCGGAAGTGCTGATCGGCTGGGTCGTACGGGACGCGCCGTGGATGGCTACGACCCAACTTCCGGTCCGAACTTTCTTGACCGGGCAAGGGACGAGAGCTGCCGTGGACGCAGGAACGGTCAGCACCTTCCCGGCGAGACTTTCGGCGATCCCGGGTCTGCTCTCCGGGCGCATGAAACCAGAGGTTCTGGTGGTTGGCGTTCACGAGAGCAGCGCCGGTTTCACGCTTGCGCACAGCCCGGGTTTTGTGGGGACGGCGATGGGCCAGGCGAGGTCGGTCGTTGTCGAGAGGTGGCAGGGCGACCCGATTCCGGGAGCCCCGGTCGTTTCCGCCGAGGTCGTGGCGGTCTTCGAGAGAGAGGATCCGCCGGATCCGCCGCCGCGGAACGAGCCAACCTCGGTGCACCACGGGATCGGCGAGCTGGTCGCGAGCTTGATTCCCGAAGGTGCGACGGTTCAGTGGGGGCCAGGCGTTATCGGGTCTTCCGTGATCGCCTCGCTGCGCCGGCCCGTCCAGGTCCGCTCCGGGCTCGTGACCGACGAACTGGTGTCGCTCGAGGAGGCCGGGCTGCTCCAGGGGACCGCCGAAGCCGCGTATATGTGGGGAGGCCCGGCGTTGCGTGGGATGCTGGAAGATGGCCGGCTGCGGCTGTGCGGCATCGAGCACACCCACGACCTGACCGCGATCTCCGCCGTCGAAAGTTTCGTCGCCATCAACACCGCGCTCCAGGTCGGGCTCGACGGGGCCGCCAACGTCGAGACGGTCAACGGGAGGATCGTCTCGGGCGCCGGCGGGCACCCCGATTTCGCCGCCGGCGCTTCTCGGTCCCCCGGGGGGTTGTCCATCGTGGCCCTGCCGTCCACCGCGGGGGACCGCTCGACCATCGTCCCCGCACCGGAGCGGATTTCGACCCCCCGCGCGGACGTTGACGTCGTGGTGACCGAGCACGGCATCGCCGACCTGCGGGGGCTCGACGACCGGGCCAGGGCGGAGCGGATGATCGAGGTCGCCGCACCCGAGCATCGGGACTGGTTGGGCGAGCACACCTGACTTCGCCCGAGCCAGACTCAACCCGCTCCATGGGGCCAGTAATTAGGTGCATTTGGATTTTCTGGTGCAAACGCGACGCGAAACAGCCCTAGTCGTCACGCAAAACCCATTTGTCCCTCAAAAACCGGCAGCCAGCGGTCCTGCCGGCCCCGGCAGTCGGAAGACTCCCTCCTATTGCTGGTAGTGCTCGACGACCTGGGCGGGACGAACCTGAGCCTCTCCAGGGTCCTGACCAGCGTTTCTGCGGGCGCGGCGCTGCCGGAGCAGGTCCCAGCACTGGTCAAGCCTCACTTCGATGTCTTGCAGGCGCGCCCGGTCGTCTTCGTTCAACCCCTCCGCGGCATGAAGGCGCTCCAGCTCGTGCTCTTGTTCGACGAGCTGATCGATCTGCTGGACGATCTCGGTGTCGTTCATCAACTCTCCTGTCTCGGCGATTGTGCCCTTTGTCACACACCCAATACGGAAACGCGCGGCATAATGCATGGCCCCCTGTGGTTATTTCTCATTGCAATGAATCAGTCTGTTTCCCACTCCCCCGATCTTCTAGGGCTTTACCTCGACGAGGCCGGTAGCTTCCCGCTCCTGACCAAGGCCGATGAGATGCGGCTCGGCCAGATCATCCAGGATGGCCAAGCTGCCCAGGCGACCCTGGATTCCGGCGAGAAGCTGACCGCCAAGCAGCGGCGCGAGCTGCGCGAAAAAGTTTCCGCAGCTGAGGAAGCGACCACCGAGTTCATCAACTCCAACCTACGCCTGGTCGTTTCGGTCGCGCGCAAATACCAGTGGTCGGGTCTGCCGCTGGGGGATCTCATCCAGGAAGGCAACCTCGGACTGATCCATGCCGTCGAGAAGTTCGACTGGCGGAAGGGCTTCAAGTTCTCGACCTACGCCACGTGGTGGATCCGCCAGGCCATTGGCCGGGCGGTGGAGAACACCGCACACACCGTCCGCGTGCCGGCCCACGTCGGCGACGAGATCCGCCGTGCCCGGCGACTCCAGTCCGAGCTGGAGCTGCGACTTGGCCGCCCCCCGACGCTCGCGGAACTGGCGCAGGCACTCGACACCACCGAGCAGACCGTCGCGGAGCTGTTCCGCTACGACACGGATCCGATGAGCCTCGATGTCGCGGTGGGCGAGGACGGCGACACCAGCCTCGGCGATCTGGTCGTGAATCGGGCGGCCGAGTCTCCGTTCGAGTCGGTGGCGGCCGGGATGCTGCCCAGCGAGGTGGCAAGGTTCCTCACCCGACTGTCTGACGAGGAGGCTGAGGTGCTGCGCCTCCGCTACGGCCTCGACCGGGGCGAGCCTCGTACCCAGGGCGAGGTCGGCCAGGCGCTGCAGCTGACCGCCGAGCGCGTCCGCCGGATCGAGCGCGACGCAATCGGAAAGCTGCGCCGGCAGCTCGTCGGCGGCGATGCGCACGACCTTCTGGCCAGCTAAATAGCCTTAACCGCGTGACCGACGCCCCGCGCGTCCGTATCGCGCCGTCACCGACGGGTTACTTCCATGTCGGGACGGCGCGAACGGCGCTGTTCAACTGGCTCTTCGCCCGCCAGACCGGCGGCACGTTCGTGTTGCGCATCGAAGACACCGACACTGGCCGCAACCGGCCTGAGCACGTCGAGGGCATCCAGTCGGCGATGCGGTGGCTGGGGCTCGACTGGGATGAGGGCCCGTATTTTCAGTCCTTGCGACGCGCGCGGTACGACGATGCGATTGAAAAATTGCTCGCCGCCGGCGCCGCTTACGCCTGCGACTGCACAACCGAGCAGGTTGCGGCGCGAGCGAAGGAACGGGGTGGGCCGCCGGGTTACGACGGTTACTGCCGGGATCGCGCCGTGGAGCCGGGCCCTGGCAGGCTGGTGAGGTTCCGGACTCCCGACACCGGAGAGACGTCGTTCGACGATCTGGTTCGCGGCCGGGTCACCTTCCAGAACGCGGTCATCGAGGACTTCGGAATCCGCAAGTCGAATGGGGACCCTCTGTTCATCCTCGCCAACACGGTTGATGACTCCGAAATGAGGATCACCCACGTGATCCGCGGCGAGGATCATGTTTCCAACACTCCGAAGGGTCTCCTTCTCTGGGATGCTCTCGGGTACGGCATGCCGCCCGTCTTCGCGCACCTTCCGTTGCTGCTGAGCGCGGCCCGCAAGAAACTCTCGAAGCGGCGCGACAAGGTGGCAGTGGAGGACTTCCGTGACGAGGGCTATCTGTCAGAGGCGTTCCGCAACTATCTGGCGCTTCTTGGTTGGGCCCCACGCGACGACAAGGAGATCATCACCGTCGAGGAGATGATCGCGGAATTCCGGCTCGAGGATGTCAAGAGCGCCGGCGCGATCTTCGACGAAGTGAAGCTGCGCGCGGTGAACTCGGAGTACATGCGAGCAATGTCGGTAGCCGAGCTGGTAGAGCGTGCCGCAGCCTGGCAGAGAAATAGGTGGGAGCCAATCGCGTCGCTTGTCCAGGAGCGCGCTCGGACCCTCGCCGAGGTCTACTCGATGACCGACTTTCTCTACTTGCCGGAGCCGGTCATCGACCAGGAGGAGTGGGACAAGTCGGTGGCCAAGCAGCCGGCGTTCGCAGCCATCCTCTCTGCAGCCGAAGCTCGTTACCTCGACATCGAATGGACTGCCGAAGACATCCACCAGGCCACCCTCGCCGCCGGCGAGGCCGCGGGCGTTGCGAAGCCTCAGCAGGCCCAGGCTCCGATCCGGCTCGCTGTAACCGGTCGATCGGTGGGACCGCCGCTATGGGAGTCCCTCGAGTTGCTCGGACGGGACCGAACCCTGGAACGGATCCGCAAGGCTCTGGGCCGTTTGGGCTAACGAACTTCGGAGATCAGGCCTGCCACTGGACCGGATAAACGGTCCTGCTGCCGGACATGCCTTTGAGATCAACTTGTCTCGGCTCTCCGAACTTGAACTCACCAGTCGGATCGGTCAGTTCATAGAGCAGCGCCGAAACGAGAATCTCACCCGGACGGGCAATGTCGCTCAGGCGGCTGGCGGTGATGACCGTCCGTCCCAGCAAGTCCCCCCCGTCGCGAATCGGTTCCCCCGCGTGCAAACCGATGTGGACTCGAATCGGCTCGTCGGGATGCTCGGTGCAGTACTTCTCGAGTGCTTTCTGGATCCCCACTGAGCAACGGAGAGCGCGCGTTGCGCTGGAGAAAGCGACCATGAACCCGTCACCCTGGGATTTGACCTCTTGGCCTCCATGTGTTGCCAGCTGCTCGCGGAAGATTGCGTTGTGTGCCCTCAGGACCTCATGGGCGGCAAGGTCGCCAAGGCGCACGTTCATTTCGGAGTACCCGACGATGTCGCTGAACATGATCGTGACCGTTCCCTCAGGGGCGCTCGACCCACTGGCCCCGCCCAAGGCCGGCACGATCTCCTGTATCTCCGACAACTCGATAGGGGCAGGCGGAGTGGTGTCGGCGTCGCCGGTGGATTTTTCCGCTTCGCCTCGGGTGCGCTTCGACCGAACGCTCACTCCGCCCATGATCGGGAAGGCCCGTACACAGATGACCGGGGAACCGGGCAGAACCGGGACGTCCGCGACCTTCAGTTGCTTGCCGCCCATGATCGACAGTCCGGATAGTTCGACCGCGATTCCTTCCGGGACGACGATGTCGATTCCGCCCATCACGGCGACCGCGGTGACTTGCACTTCATCTGCCTCGATTTGAGCCTGGCGAAAGTCGAGTTCGCAGCCGCCCATGACCGCAACGGCTGTGACCGACTTCCCGACCCGCCATCGGCCTTTCGCCTGGCTTCCGCTCATTATGGCGACGACCCGACGGCGTACGGCGCTCAGCCTCCTTTCGGGAACGGTGGACGGGGCTGTTTGAACAGCAGTGGTAGGCAGATCGGAGACCAGCATCTCCAACTGGCCCCGGGTGCGTGCGGCGAGGGCCACACCCACCCGATCGGCGAACTCGTCCAGGGTCAGGCGCCCGTCGGTCACGTGCTGCCGGAGCTGCCCCAGAGTCAGTTCCCGATCCGCGTCGGATGCCCGGATCTCCGGTGTCAACTGCTCCCACTCGTCGGGCACGCAACCAGTCTTGCCGCCCGGGAGATCAGCCGCCACGGATCACCTCCCGTGTGGCCGGCCTGCGCTCAACGACTAGAGTGCTCGGGAACCCTTCGGGGGTGGTGTAATCGGCAACACGACAGGTTCTGGCCCTGTTATTGGGGGTTCGAGTCCTCCCCCCCGAGCAGCGCCTCCGGGGCGAAACCGCAGGTACATGG
This window of the Acidimicrobiales bacterium genome carries:
- a CDS encoding OB-fold domain-containing protein; translation: MTLQAVGRDDATEEFFEGTASGIYLIRRCAPHDHASKPQATLCPVCSSEDLRWEPASGRAKLVSWAIMPSKPAEPEEPLPGATVVAIAELEEGPWMWAQLVGGEAVELHEGLALRIAFERPAGSEAIPVLTPANL
- a CDS encoding acetyl-CoA hydrolase/transferase C-terminal domain-containing protein, coding for MDVTEAARIAEPEVLIGWVVRDAPWMATTQLPVRTFLTGQGTRAAVDAGTVSTFPARLSAIPGLLSGRMKPEVLVVGVHESSAGFTLAHSPGFVGTAMGQARSVVVERWQGDPIPGAPVVSAEVVAVFEREDPPDPPPRNEPTSVHHGIGELVASLIPEGATVQWGPGVIGSSVIASLRRPVQVRSGLVTDELVSLEEAGLLQGTAEAAYMWGGPALRGMLEDGRLRLCGIEHTHDLTAISAVESFVAINTALQVGLDGAANVETVNGRIVSGAGGHPDFAAGASRSPGGLSIVALPSTAGDRSTIVPAPERISTPRADVDVVVTEHGIADLRGLDDRARAERMIEVAAPEHRDWLGEHT
- a CDS encoding DUF2630 family protein — its product is MNDTEIVQQIDQLVEQEHELERLHAAEGLNEDDRARLQDIEVRLDQCWDLLRQRRARRNAGQDPGEAQVRPAQVVEHYQQ
- a CDS encoding sigma-70 family RNA polymerase sigma factor, which produces MFDELIDLLDDLGVVHQLSCLGDCALCHTPNTETRGIMHGPLWLFLIAMNQSVSHSPDLLGLYLDEAGSFPLLTKADEMRLGQIIQDGQAAQATLDSGEKLTAKQRRELREKVSAAEEATTEFINSNLRLVVSVARKYQWSGLPLGDLIQEGNLGLIHAVEKFDWRKGFKFSTYATWWIRQAIGRAVENTAHTVRVPAHVGDEIRRARRLQSELELRLGRPPTLAELAQALDTTEQTVAELFRYDTDPMSLDVAVGEDGDTSLGDLVVNRAAESPFESVAAGMLPSEVARFLTRLSDEEAEVLRLRYGLDRGEPRTQGEVGQALQLTAERVRRIERDAIGKLRRQLVGGDAHDLLAS
- the gltX gene encoding glutamate--tRNA ligase — protein: MTDAPRVRIAPSPTGYFHVGTARTALFNWLFARQTGGTFVLRIEDTDTGRNRPEHVEGIQSAMRWLGLDWDEGPYFQSLRRARYDDAIEKLLAAGAAYACDCTTEQVAARAKERGGPPGYDGYCRDRAVEPGPGRLVRFRTPDTGETSFDDLVRGRVTFQNAVIEDFGIRKSNGDPLFILANTVDDSEMRITHVIRGEDHVSNTPKGLLLWDALGYGMPPVFAHLPLLLSAARKKLSKRRDKVAVEDFRDEGYLSEAFRNYLALLGWAPRDDKEIITVEEMIAEFRLEDVKSAGAIFDEVKLRAVNSEYMRAMSVAELVERAAAWQRNRWEPIASLVQERARTLAEVYSMTDFLYLPEPVIDQEEWDKSVAKQPAFAAILSAAEARYLDIEWTAEDIHQATLAAGEAAGVAKPQQAQAPIRLAVTGRSVGPPLWESLELLGRDRTLERIRKALGRLG
- a CDS encoding adenylate/guanylate cyclase domain-containing protein, yielding MAADLPGGKTGCVPDEWEQLTPEIRASDADRELTLGQLRQHVTDGRLTLDEFADRVGVALAARTRGQLEMLVSDLPTTAVQTAPSTVPERRLSAVRRRVVAIMSGSQAKGRWRVGKSVTAVAVMGGCELDFRQAQIEADEVQVTAVAVMGGIDIVVPEGIAVELSGLSIMGGKQLKVADVPVLPGSPVICVRAFPIMGGVSVRSKRTRGEAEKSTGDADTTPPAPIELSEIQEIVPALGGASGSSAPEGTVTIMFSDIVGYSEMNVRLGDLAAHEVLRAHNAIFREQLATHGGQEVKSQGDGFMVAFSSATRALRCSVGIQKALEKYCTEHPDEPIRVHIGLHAGEPIRDGGDLLGRTVITASRLSDIARPGEILVSALLYELTDPTGEFKFGEPRQVDLKGMSGSRTVYPVQWQA